The Rattus norvegicus strain BN/NHsdMcwi chromosome 20, GRCr8, whole genome shotgun sequence genomic interval AGtagattaaattattttaaatataaagacaaCCAATGTGCCTTCAAAgtttcaaaaggaaacaaaaatctaAGCTTTTAgagtatcaaaaacaatgaaatacacaaataaaaaaatgtctAGACCAAAATGCCTCCCAAACAAACTAGATACCTTAAACCAAATACTTTGAAGGCAGACCAAAAAGGGTATCTATAAAATTATGATCCTTAATTGCAGAGCCAAGATAAAAATATGGACAGTTGGTCAAATCAAAGGAGGTCTAGTGCCCTGGAAATAACTCACTAACAAGCTACCTGAGGAAATAAGGCCGGATGACCTGAGCGCAGTAGGTCTGGGCCTATATCTGGCTTCCATTCAGGTGATTCCTCCAGTGGACAGGATCCTTCTTGGAGTACCACACTGGACACAAGAAACACAGCTCAAATCTCAATAGGACTAAGAAATAGTTTATTGTTGAGCCATTTTCAGTGACCATGGCCCAGGAACACAAATTTGGGTTATTCCAAATTCGTGGTTCAGAACGAAAGTGATTTCATGAAGGTTTTATACTTTTACAGATCAAAGGAATTCACAAATCAAGGCAATATTAAAATACACTGGTGAGAACAACAGAGATGATCTTACGATAAGATGCCAGGTTTTCTATAGAACGAAGATGCTATCTGCTGACATTAGCTTTTTCACTGGCAGAAGCCAGTAGTCTCATATTTAATAGATTAAAATGGGTATTTTTCTACTAGTCACAATACAGGATTTTAGTTCCAACACAAAGGTAGACAACAAGTGACTGATGGGGTGGGAGGTTGGGAGTAGGTTAGGTTGTAAAGCTGGTCCCAGGTGAAGTAACTAGAGTATTCGAGGAACAGATCATATAAGTTTTAATATATAATAGGAAATCATCAGAATATATCTGTGGTCAGAGCAAGCTGGCCATCTAGACTATCAGCATCAGTGATATATGAATGCAATGAGAGGCGTTGCCTcaataaatagaaatagaaagcaatTGAAGGGACACCTGACATTAACCTTGTGCCTTCAAATTTATGTGCAAAAACATGTTTCTGCACACACGTgatcacacatacagacatgcttGCACTTTCCACACATGCATATCCAAATACATTTACTAGAACTACAAATGGTCTGAACTGTGTAGTCAACACTGTCATAGGATAAAAGTCACTTTACAAAAGCCTGTTGCACTGACAGTGGCATTCAAAACCATACAACAGTCAAAGGTCAATTAGctatatatatacagagaacacgaaatgaattaaaaatatgttctgtataagAATCATAAAGTGCTTTGTGTAGCCAGTTCtcaaattgttccataaattTATTCTAATATCCATAAAAACTCAAGGAGTCaaatttggtttaaaaaaatcaacaacaagcaaaacaaagTTTTATTTTCCCTAAAACAAAAAGTTGggctttctgaaaatatttttaaaagaacagtaAACCTAGAGACTGTAAGGAGACATTTATAATACTGGAAGGCTAATTTATCAAGGACATTGATTTGATCAagacattctttctctctcttcatatatatatatatatatatatgtgtgtgtgtgtgtgtgtgtgtgtgtgtgtgtgtctgtgtgtctgtgtgtctgtgtgtctgtgtgactgtgtgcatgtgtctgggtATAGAATagtataatacatataatataatataatatatcttaCATTATATAACCCTAACAATATATACACCTAAAACCACAAAATACCCCCTGTTTATGTGCAATTCTGTATGAATTAAATAGCAATAATGCTaggcattttaatatttttatttaaaacataatgTCCCATATTAAGGAACTATAATAtaatagtattttttaaaaaagatattgaGATGTAGGGAGAAATGTAAGTTACCCTGATTAATTCATTTAATCTAATTTTCCATGCCACTATGCTCACTAAAGGATGTTTAGTGattctttttgctttattttatttattaacatctGCCACTCAACTTAGCAGTAGACATTTCTATTCAAAATTTATTGCCAAATCTTCTGGGATTATTTTAGAATTGACTTTAATTTATTAGCACATGCAACATGACAAATCAACTTTTATAcatgtattttctcttttatcttaGATTGCAATTTCATCCATAAGATGTAGTAGATCAATGGGAATATCACATCCATCTAAAGTACTAAGAATCCCATCATCTAAAAGAAATCAAACACTGACTAAGATTCAGaagtaaaggggttggggatttagctcagtggtagagtgcttgcctagcaagcgcaaggccctgggttcggtccccagttccgaaaaaaagaaaaaagagaaaaaaaaagattcagaagTAAAGTATGTAGGGAAAGGAATAAGTTCCTGAGTAAAATAGACAGATGAGCAAAAGAAACATTTAGAACAGATTTCTATCTTTACTGTTCAAAGTAGAAAGTTATAAGAGTACTGGCTAAGCTTTGCATATTTTGAGAAAAAGGTATTTCTCCTCAAATAATTTAGTCtctcttttatgttttatgaTTCAGTGTCCAAGAAAGACTGTAAAAGAGTAaagtatttttaatgatggttcagACCTTATCAAAGATGGCACAGTGGGAGGCTtctctcatctctccctctcATACCTACGCAGCCTCCTTATTGCCCCTCTCACATCTTTGTTTCTTAGAGTATAAATGAGAGGGTTGAGGCTAGGTGTTACAACAGTATAGAAGAGGGCAATGAACTTGGCATGATCTTGAGAGCTTTTTGTTGAGGGCTGAAGATAAATACACATGATTGgaatgaaaaagagagaaacaacagTAAGATGGGCTCCACAGGTCCCAAAAACTTTCTGAAGTCGAGCGGTTGATTGCATTTTCAGGACAGTCCATGCAATGGCACCATAGGAGCTCAGAATGAGAATAAGTGGTACGACAACAAAAATAGCACTCATAACCATGAGGGTCAGCTCATTTGCATGGATATCCACACAGGACAACTGCAACAGTGCTGGCACTTCACAGAAGAAGTGGTCCACTTGGCGATGGCCACACAGGGGTACCCAGAAGGTAAAGGAAGAATGAAGTGCTGAGGTGGTAAAGCCACATACCCAGGACGCTGCAGCCAGGAGTTGGCAGAAACGAGGATTCATAAGGACAGAGTAATGCAAGGGTTTGCACACAGCTGCATAGCGGTCATAGGACATCACCACCAACAGAACACACTCTGTGGTACCCAGAGCAAGAACAAAATAGAGTTGGAGCATGCAACCAGCGTAAGATATCGTCTTCTCTGGACCCCAGAGGTTGAACAGCAGCTGAGGGACAGAGCTAGTGGTGTAGCAGAGATCCAGAGCAGAGAGGTTTGAGAGGAAGAAGTACATAGGGGTGTACAGGTGGGAATCTAGGTGTGACAAGACGATGATGAAGAGATTGCCTGTCAGTGTCATCATGTAGAAAATCAATAtcaccacaaacaaaacaacttcCAGATGAGGCCATTTAGAAAATCCCAGAAAAATAAAGTACCCTTCCCAACTTGCATTGAAATTTTCCACCATTGCTcatcttctcttttgttttatcCTCAGTTCTAGAAAACATGGAGAGATAGTTGCAgtgaatgatttaaaaaaacaaattattagaaagcttgtatatatttatgtatatgtatatgtagctaTTTATATACTCATGAATAGAGCTCATATTCATATCACTGATTTTTCATACATGTGAAGTATATGcttaatatataaattttatattattaattattaaaatgattaataacATAGTGATATGAAAAGTCAATAAGTGATGAAAGCAAACAGTTCCTAATTACTAGAAGCAAAATTATTGATAAATGGCACTACTAACAGAAGACGATGCAAATCTAGTTAGTAAGTTTTCTAAGGGACAATGTAATTATACAGTCTATATCATCCTATCACAAATCACTTATTAATTACAAATTGAAAATTAGGAAATTGAACGATACAGATCTGGTGGATTCTTTCATAATCATGTGAATCAAGAGAATCTCACCAGATTTTTGACAAATACTATATAGCTGGTTTTGGAATATTTTGAACAGGACATCATGTCATTGAACTGATATTTCTGCCTAGAAGATTCCAACAATAAAATCATAAGAAAGAGATGATTATGGATGATATGATGATGGTGCATTATAaatgatatatagatgatagttTGGAAAATAAAAGGTGATAAAAGACAAAAGACTGATAGATGTTGAGTGGATAGATGGACACATGGTAGATGATAGAATGACAATAGAGATATCACAGCCTTTTATTAAAAAGTCTGTGCTAAGGTACTGTACAGCTAAAAGTAAATGATTTTTTCAGTGCTTTGAGAGAATTCTGCAAGTTTAGAGAATTCTTCAATAAAATGCTATCAATAGgaagtttaaaataattttatgttttatatggaTGTTTATACTTTTACAGAAAATTAACATAGTAAGTGTGGACTTCTCATTCATTTTAGGGTAACAGCTGAGTAAATGATAATGGAATAAATGTCTAAATTGGATTTGGAAGGTAACTTACTGCTAACAAGGTAAATGTCTTCAAATTTGTATTTATATGAAGATTGGAAATGTAAGAATTATTTTCTTGGAACTGTCCAGGCAATAATACCTGCGGAGGAAACATATCTCATTGAGCAGTAATTTCTAATTATTTATGTAAAGTGAAATATGCTAATCCAGTTAGATGTGGTACAGAAATAAGCTTATTTATTGATCTGTTTATTTGCACTAAAGACTACTTATAACCAAGAAACAGAActtaaatagaaatataaacaaagagACCCATGAACACATCAATTCCTGAATAATATTTAAATGGCAAAACTGATAAATTGTAGAAAGTGTGCTCAAATGCTGCCTAGGGACCACAGAAACATTGGGAACATTAAATTTGGACTTGATAATAAAACATGGTTTATTATTGTAATTCTTAAGAGTATCTGTAATGTAAACAGTCACTTTCTATAACGCAGTAACCATTCAGGACAATAACTCAGACACACCGTGAGTGGAATTTTCTTAAAAGTAGTAATCAAATAATACCAGTAATGTAATAAGCCAAGTAAATCCCTTTAGGGAGAGCTCACGGCCACTTGAAGGTCACTCAGGATTTTCTAAGAGGTCTCTGTGAAATTCTCTTGAAGAGAGCATTACCCACCATGAGAAACTGCAGTTACTTGCTTTTAGGAAGGTGTGGTCTTTCTTATAGGCAGCCACCTCTGCAACTTCATAAACTAACTAACCAAGTGGCAGCTGTGAGGTCTCTATATCGCATGAGCCGTCTTTGGCATTTTCACCAAGAGATCTTTCATAGAAGCTATGTGATAAGGAACAAAACTTAttagacacaaaaaagaaaatgtaggaacttatggttttattttcttattactaGAAGTGAGGGAAATAGAGGTTTTATCAAAAATTGTTTTTATCACCTGAGGATAAATTCCCTTTTCTTGTTGGAAGCCAGAATCTAGAAGAAGGTCATTCTCCACCCTCATCACTGGCCATCATGAGCCTAGGACTCTCATCTCAAACATTAACTAGTTAGTGTTCAAGCAGCGCTGGTTCATCCTCTCCCGTCCCTTGCCTTACCATATTCTATGCACTGTCATTCCGCCATCCTTCACCCGTAAGGCTGACTGTCTGGCTGGACTTAGTCTCTCTGAAGGCACCAGCATGAGCAGTTGACTCTCTTCCTGACTTGCTACATCATGCTCAGAGAGCAGAGGTTCTGTGGTAATCATTTAATACTGCCGCGACTCATAAAGGAATTGTTCGTAGCCAAAAGAGAAAATAAGGACCATCAGTGCATTAAGGGATGGTCCTTTTCTATGATCAAATGAGGTTTATGGAAATAATGACAAATCTGACTTGGTTTCTTTGACTGGGCTAATAGGAGTATAAATCCCAAAGAGTCAATTAATGCTCTATAAGGAATTGTATTGTTTAGTCCTTTTCCCAGAAATAACTTCCCCATGACAGCACATTCACTGTGACACAAATGCTATAGATGAACAACTGGGACAATCTACTCTATGATGTGTTTACAGAAGAAGAAGGCTTGTCCCTagttatttgaattatttttcctCATTGAAATGTGAAAGATAATCTTGTTTCAGGGTAGGAAAAGACAtccaatattttattaaaaacagaaTTGTCATTGCTTCATTTAAACTGAGTTCTTTTTTCAATCTATTGGTGTGTAAAGCTTCGTGTGTGTAAAAATCAGTTCACCACATGTTACCTGTTATTggcattatattttaattaaaatcagtGTTTTATATATCaattctcccctttcttttttctcttttttattgaatatttctttatttacatttcaaacgttattccctttaccaatttcctgtccaaaagctccctatcccctctcccaccgcttcttctataaggatgttcccctctccatccacatCCACTTAATGCACccccacattcccttacactgggggtccaaccttggcaggaccaagggcttctccttccattggtgcccaacaagaccatcatcctctgctacatatgcagttggagccattggtctgtctatgtgtagactttgggtagcagtttagtccctgtgagctctggttggttggtattgttgttcttatgggattgcaagcccttcagctctttcaatcctttctctaattcctccaacaggttTTTTCTTCTCTGCTCAGTGGTTTGccgctagcattcacctctgtatttgatgtgttctggctgtgtctctcaggagagatctacatccggttcctgtcagcatacaatTCTTAGCTCTATCAATCttactagttttggtggctgaatacaTAAGGGCCACAtgagaggcaggctctgaatggccgatccttcagtctctggtctacactttgcctccatatccactcccatagatattttttttttcacttttttgagGAGTGTACTTTAGTCGTCCTTCTtctcagcttcatgtggtccatgaattgcatcttgggtaattcgagcttttaggctaatatccacttattagtgagtgcatgccatgtgtgttttttgtgattgggttacctcactctggatatTTCCTAGCTCCAACCATTTCGATAGCTATATTGAgctatatagttttttttttttatcactattgctatgttatactgcttgaggtcagaaatggtgattcccccagaacttttattgttcagaatagttttacctattttgggttttttgttattccaaatgaatttgaaattgttctaactccatgaagaattgagttggaattttgatggggattgcattgaatatgtagattgtagattgcttttgataaaatggcaatttttattatattaattctgccaatccatgagtctgggggaatcaccatccctgatctcaatcagtatttcagagcaatacgataaaaactgtatggtattggtacagagagagtcagatagatcagtagaatagaattaaagactcagaaatgaacccataaacctatggtcacttgatctttgacaaaggaactataaccacccaaaggaaaaaaaaagcattttcaacaaatggtgctggttcaactggagatcagcatgcagaagaatgtaaatcgatccattcttatcaccctgtacaaagcttaagtccaagtagaacaaggacctccacatcaaaccagatacattcaaactaatagaagaaaaagtggggaagagtcttgaacatatgggcatggggaaaatttcctgaacaaaacaccaatggcttatgctctaagatcaagaatcgacaaatgggacttcataaaagtgcaaagcttctgtaaggcaaaggacactgtccttaggacaaaacatcaaccaatggattgggaaaaaaatcttaccAGTTTTACtactgatagaggactaatagtcaaaatattcaaagaactcaagaaattagactccagagagccaaataacgctattaaaaatggggtaaagagctaaacaaagaattctcatctgttgaatattgaatggctgagaagtacctaaagaaatgttcaatatccttagtcatcaggaaagtgcaaatcaaagcaaccctgagattccacctcacaccagtcagaatgactaagatcaaaaactctggtgacagcagatgttgacaaggatgtggagaaagaggaacactcctctattgttggtgggtttgcagactggtacaaccactctggatatcactctggaggttcctcagaaaattggacattgcactacctgaggacccagctataccactcctgggcatataccccaaagatgctccaacatacgacaaatacacatgctccactatgctcatagtagtcttatttatgatagccagaggctggaaagaacccagatggtattcaacagaagaatggatacagaaaatgtggtacatctacacaatggagtactactcagctatcaaatacaacgacttcatgaaattcataggcaaatggcatgaactagaaaatatcattctgagtgaggtaacccaatcacagaaaacacacatggtatgcactcactgataagtggatattagccccaaaactggaattacccaagatgcaatccatggacctcatgaagctcaagaagaaggatgagcaaaattcAAAggactccttcttaaaagggggaacagaaatatccataggagggaatattgaggcagagtttggagcagagactgaaggaattgccattcagaccctgccccacatgtgatatatatctccaccaaaactaggtaagattggtgaagctaagaaatgcatgctgaaagcaaccggatgtggatctctcctgagagacatatccagagcatgccaatacagaggtcaatgccagcagcaaaccactgaactgagaatagcacCCTCTTTGGGGgattaggggaagaattgaaagagttgaaggggtttgcaaccccataagaacaacaatgccaaccaaccagagcttctagggactaaactactatccaaagagtatacatggactgacccagggctccaactgcatatgtagcagggaatagCATTttgggggcaccagtggaaggggaagcccttggtcctcccaaggttggacccctgACGACGCCTGTGCCTCCAGTGTGAGAATATCAGgcgtaggtctgcgggattgaaagaaaatatgtaaacAGGTCACCCATTTTTAGAGaatgccaccaaggctttactgagatctccttatataccggAGGCAATagctgtggaaaaacaacaaggcaggtgaaaatccccactcagaaaaacaggaaaggtctgtgtggtggaaagtcccGGGCCCAATCAGGGCaaaaacaacttcttaacaacaacaagctggaatgctcggtggggaggaagggtgccatggaaagtccAGGCcacaaatcaggggctaagagcagctgccaaggtgtaaacaacttcttgctatagcaggccaaaaggctcagcaagggggaagggaaacaccccaaggtagggcccaccagacccccagtgcaggggaatgtcagggggtcgTTGGGGGGGATCTATGGGGAAAACACCTTTATGGGGTGtggaaggggatagggggcttatggacaggaaactgggaaagggaataacatttgatatgtaaataaaaaaatatccaataaaacaaatggaaaaatgtCCACACTTATGATAAAGTATACTCAACACAATTATATGAATTTTGGATGATTGTATTAATATATGTGTAAAGCATAAAATAGTTTATTCAAGACAGACAGTTTATCTTTTTTCACATATTTCTTTCAGT includes:
- the Or2j3 gene encoding olfactory receptor Olr1671 — encoded protein: MVENFNASWEGYFIFLGFSKWPHLEVVLFVVILIFYMMTLTGNLFIIVLSHLDSHLYTPMYFFLSNLSALDLCYTTSSVPQLLFNLWGPEKTISYAGCMLQLYFVLALGTTECVLLVVMSYDRYAAVCKPLHYSVLMNPRFCQLLAAASWVCGFTTSALHSSFTFWVPLCGHRQVDHFFCEVPALLQLSCVDIHANELTLMVMSAIFVVVPLILILSSYGAIAWTVLKMQSTARLQKVFGTCGAHLTVVSLFFIPIMCIYLQPSTKSSQDHAKFIALFYTVVTPSLNPLIYTLRNKDVRGAIRRLRRYERER